One Cryptococcus neoformans var. neoformans B-3501A chromosome 10, whole genome shotgun sequence DNA window includes the following coding sequences:
- a CDS encoding hypothetical protein (HMMPfam hit to ADH_zinc_N, Zinc-binding dehydrogenase, score: 265.2, E(): 1.1e-76) → MWTMEGEERDIPEPKADEVQIKVAMTGMCGSDLHYYLHGANGTFKIREPLVLGHESCGVITAVGSNVNSGFNLKVGDRVAMEVGVYCKTCKMCRRGRYNLCANMRFASSAKTYPHLDGTLREVMTWPAELVYKLPPNLELPLAALAEPLSVVLHAYRRAHLSPGSRILVIGAGAVGLLTCALARASGCTTVVAVDIEQGKLDFAAQQSWTTNTFCLPKGPRVSGAEALEVAGKQWDALKASDAVQSVEGLEDGFDAVFECTGVESCMQMAPMAAAIGTKVLFVGMGTKVLALPCGPSLLSEVDLIGVFRYCNTYPDALALLASGKLGDVSKMASHYYSLDQAAEAFEDLKRGKDKDGRTVIKPMVGNLEMCGIKK, encoded by the exons ATGTGGACTATGGAGGGG gaagagagggatatCCCCGAGCCCAAGGCGGATGAGGTGCAAATCAAGGTGGCAATGACGGGCATGTGTGGATCTGACC TCCACTACTACCTCCACGGTGCGAACGGCACTTTCAAGATTCGAGAACCCCTCGTCCTCGGTCACGAATCCTGTGGTGTCATCACCGCTGTCGGCTCTAATGTCAACTCCGGTTTCAACCTCAAAGTCGGTGACAGGGTCGCTATGGAAGTTGGTGTCTACTGCAAGACCTGTAAGATGTGCCGACGGGGCAGGTACAACCTTTGTGCGAACATGCGATTCGCAAGCTCTGCGAAGACCTACCCTCATTTGGACGGGACATTGCGAGAGGTCATGACGTGGCCTGCTGAATTGGTTTACAA GCTCCCCCCTAACCTTGAACTCCCCCTCGCTGCTCTTGCCGAACCCCTCTCCGTCGTTCTCCACGCTTACCGACGAGCTCACCTCAGTCCTGGTTCTCGAATCCTTGTCATCGGCGCTGGTGCCGTCGGTCTTCTCACCTGTGCCCTCGCCCGAGCGAGCGGATGCACCACCGTCGTTGCCGTCGACATTGAACAGGGCAAACTCGACTTTGCCGCTCAACAAAGCTGGACAACAAACACTTTCTGCTTGCCTAAAGGCCCCAGAGTTAGCGGTGCGGAGGCTTTGGAGGTTGCTGGTAAGCAGTGGGATGCTTTAAAGGCCAGTGATGCGGTGCAATCTGTGGAgggtttggaagatgggttCGATGCTGTTTTCGAATGTACTGGTGTTGAGAGCTGTATGCAGATGGCCCCTATG GCCGCTGCTATCGGCACCAAGGTCCTTTTCGTCGGTATGGGCACCAAGGTCCTCGCTCTTCCCTGTGGcccctcccttctctccgaAGTCGACCTCATCGGTGTCTTCCGATACTGCAACACCTACCCCGACGCCCTCGCTCTCCTTGCTTCCGGTAAGCTCGGTGACGTCAGCAAGATGGCGAGCCACTACTACTCTCTCGACCAGGCTGCCGAAGCGTTTGAGGATTTGAAGCGAGGTAAGGACAAGGATGGCAGGACGGTTATCAAGCCTATGGTTGGGAACTTGGAGATGTGTGGCATCAAGAAGTAA
- a CDS encoding hypothetical protein (HMMPfam hit to PFK, Phosphofructokinase, score: 590.2, E(): 1.5e-174) produces the protein MSDSPAATPLPKDPEGITEQIQSVSTPPPPPQAQKPARQKKIAVLTSGGDSAGMNAAVRAIVRQSIARGCQAYIIREGWEGLVRGNTSGPTPAPTAPQSPTLSASSKTVTFSSLPPSQQFDKLTSTLNKESLANEVSFSDPNEVTPLEDTPLSFGYGQLLRDGAGEGDVEELASHGMQGLAIADREDEKGRSLKNKYIVRVGWDDVRGWQGEGGTLIGSSRCPAFRTREGRLQAASNLIHSGIDCLAVCGGDGSLTGADKLRGEWPSLVEELYTENKITDDQREAYHHLNIVGLVGSIDNDMALTDLTIGALTALHRICESIDSISSTASSHSRAFVIEVMGRHCGWLALLAGIATGADFIFIPEDPPKCEDWETEMCDLLQAHRKVGKRKSIVIVAEGALDRNLKPIKPDYVKKILVERLGLDTRVTTLGHTQRGGKPCAFDRILPTLQGVEAVQTLLSATPETPSYMIGIQENKITKIPLLEAVARTQMVAEAIENRDFAKAMSFRDSEFREMLQAFQISSSLDVSQNAPVDKRLRIGIIHVGAPAGGMNAATRQAVRFCHNRGHVPVAIYNGFEGLLDDNVSELSWLRVDSWTTRGGSELGTNRSLPSIDIGSVAAGFQRYSLDALLVIGGFEAFHSVVLLSQNRTNYPAFQIPIVHLPATLSNNVPLTDFSLGSDTSLNALVEACDAIKQSASASRNRVFVVETQGGMSGYIATMGALAVGAVLVYTPENGISLKLLQEDVEFLIKRYKLDEKGKSEGRLVIKAEKSSSVYTTETLTKIFKEEGKDLFDARSASLGHTLQGGVPSPLDRTRAARLSLRCMQFLEEHASPNSQASHHKPKSAAHPHAGAKSIAKDTAAMIAIIGSKVVYATMDDVLKVTDMKLRRGTDEWWSDCKELAETMGGRTGLMAKH, from the exons ATGTCCGACTCGCCGGCCGCCACCCCGCTCCCCAAGGACCCGGAAGGCATCACAGAGCAGATTCAGTCTGTTTCTacccctccccctcctccgcAGGCGCAGAAACCCGcgaggcagaagaagattgcaGTCTTGACCAGTGGTGGTGACTCGGCTGGTATGAACGCTGCTG TCCGAGCAATAGTCCGCCAATCCATCGCCCGGGGATGTCAAGCCTACATCATCCGTGAAGGCTGGGAAGGTCTCGTCCGCGGCAACACTTCCGGCCCCACCCCTGCACCCACCGCCCCGCAATCCCCCACCCTttccgcctcctccaaaaccgtcaccttctcctctttgcCCCCCTCCCAGCAATTCGATAAACTCACATCTACTTTGAACAAGGAATCACTCGCCAACGAAGTCTCCTTCTCCGACCCGAACGAGGTCACCCCGCTCGAGGATACGCCCCTCAGTTTCGGGTACGGCCAGCTCCTGAGGGACGGAGCGGGTGAAGGCGATGTGGAAGAGTTGGCATCGCATGGAATGCAGGGCTTGGCGATTGCTGATCgcgaagatgaaaagggcAGGAGTTTGAAGAACAAGTATATCGTCAGGGTTGGGTGGGATGATGTCAGGGGTTGGCAAGGTGAAGGCGGTACCTTGATCGGCAGTTCTCGATGCCCTGCTT TCCGCACAAGGGAAGGCCGACTCCAAGCGGCTTCCAACCTTATCCATTCCGGCATCGACTGTCTCGCCGTCTGCGGTGGTGACGGTTCCTTGACCGGTGCCGACAAGCTCCGCGGCGAATGGCCCAGCTTGGTGGAAGAGCTCTACACCGAAAACAAGATTACAGACGATCAGAGGGAAGCTTACCACCACCTCAACATTGTCGGCCTCGTCGGGTCCATTGACAATGACATGGCCTTGACCGACTTGACGATCGGTGCGCTTACCGCCTTGCACCGAATCTGTGAATCCATCGATTCCATCTCGTCCACCGCGTCCTCCCACTCGCGTGCGTTTGTGATTGAAGTCATGGGCAGACACTGCGGCTGGCTCGCGCTGCTCGCCGGTATCGCAACCGGTGCAgacttcatcttcatccccgaAGACCCGCCCAAGTGCGAGGACTGGGAGACGGAGATGTGTGACCTCTTGCAAGCTCATCGAAAAGTCGGTAAACGCAAGTCGatcgtcatcgtcgccgAAGGCGCCCTCGACAGGAACTTGAAACCCATCAAGCCAGACTATGTGAAAAAAATCCTCGTCGAGCGTCTCGGTCTCGATACCCGTGTGACCACACTCGGACATACACAGCGTGGTGGTAAACCCTGTGCGTTCGACAGGATCTTGCCCACCCTCCAAGGCGTCGAGGCGGTTCagacgctgttgagcgCTACACCCGAGACACCCTCGTATATGATCGGTATCCAGGAAAACAAGATTACGAAAATCCCGCTTCTCGAGGCGGTCGCGCGGACTCAGATGGTGGCGGAAGCGATTGAGAACCGGGATTTCGCAAAGGCCATGTCTTTCAGAGACTCGGAATTCCGAGAGATGCTCCAGGCTTTCCAGATTAGCTCGTCACTTGATGTCAGCCAGAATGCTCCCGTGGACAAACGATTGAGGATCGGTATCATCCA CGTCGGTGCGCCTGCTGGTGGTATGAACGCTGCTACCCGACAAGCCGTCCGATTCTGCCACAACCGAGGCCACGTCCCCGTCGCCATCTACAACGGTTTCGAAGGTCTCTTGGACGACAACGTCTCCGAGCTCTCCTGGCTCCGGGTCGACTCGTGGACGACCCGAGGCGGTTCCGAGCTTGGTACGAACCGATCGTTACCTTCCATCGATATCGGCTCCGTCGCCGCCGGTTTCCAGCGATACTCCCTGGACGCCTTGTTGGTCATTGGTGGATTCGAAGCTTTCCACTCTGTCGTCCTCCTCTCACAAAACCGAACCAACTACCCAGCCTTCCAGATCCCCATCGTCCACCTCCCAGCGACCTTGTCGAACAATGTACCCCTCACAGACTTTTCACTCGGTTCCGATACCTCGCTCAATGCGCTCGTGGAAGCTTGTGATGCCATCAAGCAGAGTGCCTCGGCTAGTAGGAACAGGGTGTTCGTGGTAGAGACCCAGGGCGGAATGAGTGGGTATATCGCGACGATGGGCGCGCTCGCCGTTGGAGCTGTTTTGGTGTACACGCCCGAGAATGGGATTTCCTTGAAGCTTTTGCAAGAGGATGTAGAGTTCTTGATCAAGAGGTACAAGTTGGATGAGAAGGGTAAGAGTGAGGGTAGGTTGGTCATCAA AGCCGAAAAGTCTTCCTCTGTGTACACCACCGAGACTCTCACCAAGATcttcaaggaagaaggtaaaGACCTCTTTGACGCCCGTTCCGCTTCGCTCGGCCACACCCTCCAAGGCGGTgttccctctcctctcgaCCGAACCCGTGCCGCCCGTCTCTCACTAAGGTGCATGCAATTCCTCGAAGAACACGCATCTCCCAACTCCCAAGCCTCGCACCACAAGCCCAAGTCTGCCGCCCACCCGCATGCAGGTGCGAAATCCATCGCAAAGGATACGGCGGCGATGATTGCGATTATCGGTAGCAAGGTTGTGTACGCGACGATGGACGACGTGTTGAAGGTGACGGATATGAAGCTGAGGAGGGGAACGGACGAGTGGTGGAGTGACTGTAAGGAGTTGGCGGAGACGATGGGTGGAAGGACCGGTTTGATGGCCAAGCATTGA